Below is a genomic region from Vitis riparia cultivar Riparia Gloire de Montpellier isolate 1030 chromosome 16, EGFV_Vit.rip_1.0, whole genome shotgun sequence.
TATGTTGATTTCCAAACCATCATTGTGTCTTGAAAAAGTGTTGAGATTGACATCCGTGTGAACCTCAACAAGGGATCAGTTGGAATGAACCGATGGCAATTCCAAATTTGTGTCTCCAAAAACAACTGCATCCATAAACACTCCACGCTGAAGAAGATGTTGTAGCTCAAATGGGTCAGAAAAATTCTACAAGGTAGTTTTTCAATGATTATGGCCTCACAGAAGTGTATTGGTAGCTCATATATTAACTCCAACTGGACATTAAATCTTATTGTCGACGGTGGGATCTCAGGCTTCTCAACACCATCGACAGCAGCTCACTCCGGCCTAGGTAGCTTCAACATTTTCACTTTGCTCTGGAGAGATCTCCACTGGTGGTCCTTGGTTAGTCTCTCTATTCTCTCCACCTCTAATTCATTTTCCCCTGTTCTTCTTCATCAGTCCCtttcttgctctgtttttctccttcAACGTCCTCTCCATAGCTAGCTCGCCTCAAAAAGTCTCGTTCGTTTCTCTCCACAAACCATTATGGACTCCTCCATTTTTCAGTCCAACTCTCTCTTCTATCCACTTTTCTTCCAAGCCCCCTCCTCAAGCtctcaaaaattccacaaaACCTTGCATTTCAGAAAACTAACCCCTTTTTTCTGCTCCCTCCAACTGCCATTCCAAACCagtttttctctctaaaaaaacCTTCCctagtttatgtttttattttcatcttgaGCTTGGTAaagatttgtttgattttattttattttgattgcgagtttagcaaaaagaaaaaggtttttttgGTAAAGAAAACGGATATGGGATAGAGGACCATCatgaattttttagttaaagATACCAAAAATGGAGGGGACCACTGTTAAGAACTCCAAAAATGGAGAGAACCACGgtaaaaaaaactctaaaaatgaaGGGGACCACTCTTAAGAACTCAAAAAATGAAGGGGATGAATGATGATTTTTTGttataggaataaaaaaaataggagtACTCCACTTGTCTATGGTTTCTAGTAAgctcaaaattttcctttctaagCTGATTTGGAATGCAAGTGTGTCCAACAAGATGAGTTTTTTTTCGGTGTTCATTTTTTTGGATGAGAAATAGAATGGGAGAAAATTCTGAGTATTGAGCAACTTATAAGGAGAGGTGAAGTTTAGTTAATAGGTGTAGCCTTTGTAATAAGAAAAGTAAATCCTCTGTTCATATCCTCATCCATTGCAAATAAAAGTCTTCTCTTTGTTTGGTTCATAATTGTTAGCCAAGACTCAACCACTCCCTAATTGTAATACCTTGCTTGCTTAAGATGTGCACCTTATAAAAGGTACACCTCGTCTactttgtttttccctttttaacactttgttattaaatttgatataatttcattattttattgcTAAATGCTTCTTTAAaatgtttggaatcttaaaCTTTTTGTTGCTTGGATTCACAGTTggctaatattttataaaattgatatgcatacTAAGTTGCATTTCACTTTGCTTGGGAATGATTGTGCTTCAAGTGTGCCTTGCTCCTATTAATAAgatcaattaaagttaaatattttaaatcaagcaatatagttatatatatttatttatatataaaattaaagtaaaagcCGTAGTTGGTGATTACgacttttactatttttaaagtagtcaaagtcgtagtcaccaactacggttttagaATTAAAGTTAAAGTCGTAGTTGATGACTACGATTTtgactacttttaaaaatagtcaaagtCATAGTCACCAACTACAGTTTTATGATGTGACAATTTACATGGTACATAggacattattttcaaaatcggTTTACTTtatggaatatttttttaaaaaaagttgcattttgggtcaaagctccaAAGATGGAGAGGGGTTGGTTTTAGTGATGGGCTTTTGCATGTTGGGCTTAATGTATTAACTAAAGGGTCTGTCTTTTTCGTGGGCCTCTGGTTGGCAAACATTTGTTTGCATTCTATCACGTCAGAATGCTAAGCTATGGATAATTACGAAACGTGGGTGCTTACGACGGATGATTGTGATTCTTGGGATTTTGGAAGTATTGTGAAGTGGGCATTGTGGAAAAATAAGTTACTTATTTGATGATCATGACTACTGTCATGGTTCATAAATCTTAAAGTTCTTTCAACAAACCCAATTTTAAGTTGACAACCTCTCCTTCCCCTTCCCCACCCCTTCATATCCAAACAAACAATAGGATGGGGTGTGTAGCCATCTCCATCATTGAATAATTTATGATAGGATTTGTATCTTTGAATGATGGTacaaataaatatgttaaaaaacaTGCATGTGTTATCATTAATTATCGgtatttattccatttttattgAAGCAATATTTTTCAAGTGGGATACAACTTGGACAAGTTGACTCCATCCAACCTAAGTCGAACCCGATAATTGGACAATCAATTTTAGTACTTAGATTcattcatattatatattttcgACGTGAATTCAATTTGGATTGTGATTGGATTTggatcaaaatttaaataacttGAACTTAACTAAAATCCGATTTAATATTTGTAtgataattatgatatatatcaTCCTAtataatgatattaattttttttatttaaaaagatttatcaaattataattatatcatttttttttgtcattttttagaaaaatatataattttttttttttgttatataaaactttttgattccatttattatttaatttttgtatgccaaaattttgaatcatataacCGGATTCACTTCAATTTAAAAAAGCGAGACTACCTTGGACTCGAGTTAACCATTAACTTGATTCATCCCATAAAGTAAAACCCCGGTATCAAATAATCATACCAATTTCTTAATAATGAAAACAATCCATATTTTGTTAATGATATAACGAGACTCAAAGATGTACATGCCATGAGTTGATCGGTGATAACTTTTCAATATCTACCATGTAACTTCTGGTAGGATTACACACTTCTTACAGTGAAAACAAGCAGAATTTGTTGGCAACTCATGTGAATTGGGCACGGCAAATTCAGGCAAATTCAGGCAAGCCCCACTTCGATGGTATGTGAAAACACCCTCAAGTCGTTGAAGTACTTGGGCCAACCAAAGCTTGACTCATTGACTTGTTCTTTTACACATGATCTAATGAGAAGCAGCGAAGCAGCCACCAAGCTTCATTGACTCGGAGAGAGAAGAGAAGCTGCTCTTTGTCCACCTTTGCAGACTGGCTTTTGCTGACCACAGGCTTGATCCGGGTATGACACGATTTTATTGTATCTATAAATTTGGTGTTCCAGATCGACCTTCTTCCTCCATCCCTTTCTCCActactcttcttctttttcagtGTCTGGTCTGGTATCATTTCCATAACTCAATGGCCATGAAGGTCTGTTGTCTCTTTGATATAGCTTTTTGTTTGGgtttgctctgttttctttgAGGAATAAGCTTGCATGGCTGTGATGTGTTttgtctgtttggttgctgagaaactgaggaaaaggaaaggaaaggaaaggaaaggaaagaaaagatgtTGGAACCTTTTTGAAAAGCTTATTCTTCTACGATTAGAAGAATTGAGTTTTCTTGttgtttcttttcctaatttttctCAGAAATCAAACAGAGCATTAaggaatttgaataaaatttatggGTTTTGCTTGATTTGAGCTCATATTCTCACTTCGGTTGGTTTTATAAAGAGGAAAATTTTCTGGGTCTTctgatatttttcttattgttgaCGGGTGTTCCCCTTTTTCTCTGAATCACAGCATATCTCAAGCTGTTCTTTATTTTGTTGTGACAGAAAACAATCTTGAAGGTGGAGTTATTCGATGACAAAAGCAAGCAGAAGGCCATGAGGAATGTCGCTTGCCTTCCAGGTATTGAATCTGAAGTTCTTGCAAAATTCACTCTAATCCCTGTTTGGTTTATGTGAAAACTGAGGAAAATTAAGAGTTTATTTTCATccaaaagactaaaaaaatcaCACAATGATTTCGTTGGCTCTCTTCTTTTTCCTACTCTTTCCCATCAACCAAATGGTTTATTTAACTCACAGAAGAAAACCCaattcctaaaagcttaaaaacTGCTAAATCTGAATTGTTTTGAATTGCATTTTTGCAGGAGTTTCTTCAGTTTCCATGGATATGAAGGACAAGAAATTGACTGTAATTGGAGATGTGGATCCAGTAAGCATAGTGGGCAGGTTGAGGAAGCTTTGCCACCCAGAGATATTATCAGTTGGCCCAGCAAAAGAGCcagagaagaagaaggaggaacccaagaaagaagagaaggaCCCTAAAGATCAATGGGCTGATCTTGTTAAAGCATACCAAGCTTATAATCCCCACTATACCACACACTATTTTGTTAGAAGTGCGGAAGAAGACCCGAATGCTTGTGTCATTTGTTAATCACCAGATCATAGAAGAATCCAAAAAGGCAAAAGCAATATGGGTCTTCTATAATGATGGTGCACCCAAGAACAGAAGCCTTATGTACAGTACTGGATGGTTAGCGGATGGGTGTTTGATTTTCTATTGTAAGCCAGTTTTCATTTggaatgtatcaaattttgggGTGTGTTTTTTTCCCATGAATGATGTAAGAACTTGGAGTTGTTATGATAATTGAATATTCTGTCTCCTTGGTGATGGAAATTTGAGATGATGACATAGTAAAGAATGTCTccttttgtttcaattatttcGTACCCTTTTAAgctttttgccaaaaaaaaaaaaaaaaagaaaagaaaggaaacttGGATACTTTATTATTGAGGGGCTCACTACCATACAATTACAATCCAGTGATAGTGATCTAGAGGCTGAAAATTTTGCTCTTCTTCTATTCATTTCAAATTATTGTAACCATCTGTCTCTCAATTCTACTTTTGTGGGAGTTTCTAAAGAAGGTATTTACATATTTTGTGATGATGGATACAAGGATtgatctttgttttgtttttggtattattgagaagtgtctcaaatttttaattactataaaaaaataattgaaaatattttaataaatattatatgctATCAGGAAAAGGTAATATGATAGGCATAACTTGTGAAGAGTATGTCCAGGACCATCTATCGGTATATGCATGAATCACTTTAAAACATTATATGccttttttattctctttcattTACAGGTATATACACGAATCACTTTAAAAcattatatacatttttttatgtgtggatcgttttatctttgtgttcttgtgTTAACATGTTTACATTGAAGCAACACATATATAGGTGTTATAAATGCAGAAGTGATTTGTGCCAAATTTTTGGAATCTAAGTGGTTGGATTTTAGTGGGGTTATCAAACCAATGTTCACTCTTTTATTCTCTCATCATCTACCTCTTTAGTTTTCAGGTTAAATTGAGCTTTCAAACTTAGAGaaaatatcttataaataaacgtattataaatttttattatataatataagatacAAATCATCATGAAAAAATTATCGTGAATCTTcaagttataaataaaatagttcaaattttctaattaataatgattttatatcatgtattatatatatatttatgcatctttttttttttattatttaataaaattgaatacaaattttgttagttgacattaataataaaataaaaaattttaaaaattaagagtataagtaaaactaaaatacttaaaaattaaatacaattaaaatgaaatatttaaaaattaaatacaattaaaaccaaaaaactaaaaaatttaaaaaataaaatattggttcCCATTGTATTTTCAACTATTTATAGATATATCTCTATTTTCTATTAGTGTGTTTTAGTGAAGTcaaagtcaatattttatttttatatttttagttttaaagtttttttttttagttttaatttttaaatttcttattttattgatttcaaattattttttatgataaaaaattgttaattagtGTTCAGAAATACTTATAAAAaagtacatatattttaaaatattttaaataaataaagataaatcatatttataaaatttaagattcttttttctatattcttTCAAATTGAAGGGCTGAagcccatttttctttttattaaaaattaattaatatttcattatataatataaataaaaaatgttttattttattttttggtgttgggtatatataaggaaaagaaaatggaaacacacacttatgaaaaaaattcttcaaattttgttcttttttaaataaacttgaaaaCTTTGTCAAACACTTAATAAATCTTGGGTggtaattatttatgaataaaacctatttatttttaaacttatcATAGTTTTTCAACTTTTGCTTAATGGATTAGTCTATAGAAGCCTAACACAGAAAATCCAAACAGATACCTTTATTATTTAGCCTTTATTGGGTTATTACATTCCCATAAATCATAAaacttatttccattttttccttcattttcttaggTTCTCAATAACCTTTTTCTACTTCTTTTTGTTAAATCCTTTCAAGTTCATctattcattttcttccttttcaaaTTCACGATGTTTAAGCTCTTGCTTTTAAACATTTGAATAAAGAATAAGAATGAGAAATCCAAGTTACTCCACCCACTAGAATAGTTAGAGGAGCTCTCATGTCAATCACTTCTATTCCTCTTATTAAACCATCTATAACACTTATAGTTATAACTCGATTATTTCCCAATACCTACGAGtcacattaatttattgattgaaAGAATCTCAACCTTTAACTACCAATGTATTGTAAATATTGAACATCTTATTTGGGAAAAAAGCCATACTTAGGATTGGACTAATAATTTAAGCATACACAAtcaattacattttttattaaattatttattagagcaaaaataaaaataaaaaataactttttagtCACTCCTCATGGGTGTCACACCCCACAgatttatatataatacaaacATTGTTAAAACAttcatcatattttcaattattttttaaaatatcatttaaaaaaatcactaatttattttaaaaataacctgcttttagaataaaattttaaaatattattttaagttaaaattttattattttttaaattaaaaactatttcgaAGAGACCATTTCAAAAgtactatataaaatattgtattttaattattaaaatatattatttaaataaaaactccACTAATTCGGCACATACTCATGGTCCAAAGCGTGGAGGCTTCTGGCAATAATTTGCGATGACTGCTCAATGCTGAAGGGGAGACTTGACGGATTCAACGTTGACTGGCCGCCGAGGTTGGCGGCCGAACCGCTTCAACCAAAGATAGAGAGGTATTGGTTTTAGGGATGGGCTTTTCCATGTTGGGCTTAATGTATTCGTTAAAGTGTCTTTTTCGTGGGCCCCCATTTTGGTATACATTTATTTACAATTCTGTCACGTCAGAATGTTAAAGTGATGGAAAATTACGGAATGTGGGTGCTATGATGGTTATTCTTCGTATTTTGGAAGTAGTGTGAAGTGGGACTGtggaaaaataagttttttatttgatgatcACGACTACTGTGCGCGCATGGTTCGTAAGTCTTGAAATTCTTTCAACAAACCCACTTGTGACGTTCACAGCCTCTCCTGCTTTCCCCCTTGATACCCAAACAAACAATGGAATGGGTATGTACCCATCTTCATCATTGAATAATTCCCCCCTTGATACCCAAACAAACGATGGAATGGGAATGTACCCATCTCCATTATCGAATAATGTACGATAGAATTTGGATCGTTGTAAAACGATGGTACAAATAAATACATCTTAAAGTCATAAAATTCGAAAGCATGTATGTGTTACCATCAGTTATTAATAGTCGTTTAATCTTTATCGAAACAATATTTTTCGATTGGGATACAACTTGAACGAGGTGAACTCCATTGAACCTAAGTCAGAATCAATAATCGGacaaattgattttgattcttaaATTGATTGATTCATAGTATACTTTTTCAACGTGAATTCAATTTGGATCGAGATTGGACTTGggtcaaaatttaaataattcgAACTTAATCAAAACTCGATTTAACATTTGTATCATATTTATGATGTGTATTATCCTAtataatgatattattatttttttggatttaaaatacattatcaaattataattatatcatatttttagaaagatatacaaattggttttatttattttttattatattaaacttgatttcatttattgtttcatttttgtatgccaaaattttgaattacttcaatttaaaaaaaaaaacaagattatGTTTGAACTCGAGTTAACTATTAACTTGACTCATCCCATCAGGTAAAACCCGAGTATCATATAatcatacttattttttaataataaaaaacaacttatatTTTACGaaggatataaataaatgagatttgatTGGGGATAacttttcaatttctaatttctaccGTGCAACTCCCGGTGGGATTACACACTTTTTACAATGAAAACGACCAGAATTTGTTGGTAACCCATGTGAATTAGGCACGGCaaattcaggaaaaaaaaatgcaagccCCACTTCTATAGTGATTGAGGTACTTGGGCCAGCCAAAACCCCAACTTTGACTCATAAACGTTCTTTCACACATGATCTAATGAGAACCAGCGAAGCAGCGACCAAGCTTCATTGACTCAGGAGAGAGGAGCGAAGCTTCCCACTCTTCACACCCACGGAATCTCTCGAAGCATCGCGGAAATTGAACTAAATCTTATCAGGGTATTAGTTTCTCCTAAATGTTCAAACGACGTCGTCTCCCACATAGGGTTTTTTGCTATTTTGTCCATCTTTGCGTCTGGCTTTTGCTGACCATAGACTTGACCCGGGGTTGACACGGTTTTTATTGTATCTATAAATATGAGGTTCCGGGGACTCACTCCACCACCAATTTCACAACTTCTTACACATCAACTTCCCTTTCTCCACTACCCTTCTTTTTGAGTCTCTGGTCTGGTATAATTTCCATAATTCAATGGAGATAAAGGTCTGTTGTCTCTCTGAtatagctttttgtttttgagtTTGTTCTGTTTTCCTTGAGGAATAAGCTTGCATGGCTGTGATGGGTTGTGATGGGTTtggcctgtttggttgctgagaaactgaggaaaaggaaaggaaagaaaatatataggGGCTTGTTGAAAAGCTTAACTCTTCTGTTCTACAATCAGAAGAATTGAGTTTTCTTGttgtttcttttcctaatttttctCAGAAATCAAACGGAGCATTAAGGAATTTGAATAAGTTCTATGGGTTTTGCTTTGCTTGAGCTCCTATTCTCACTTTAGTAGGTTTTGTAAAGATGAAAGTTTTCTAGGtcttctgaatttttttttttcattgttgatggttgttcccctttttctttttctctgaaTCACAGCGTATCTCAAGCTGTTCTTTATTTTGTTGTGACAGAAAATAATCTTGAAGTTGGAGGTATTCGATGACAAAGCCAAGCAGAAGGCCATGAAGAATGTCTCTTCCCTTCCAGGTATTGAATCTGAAGTTATTGCAAAATTTACTCTAATCCCTGTTTGGACCTTTGGTTTATGTGAAAACTGAGCAACTTTAAGAGTTTATTTTCATCCCAAAGACTAAAAAATTCACGCAATGTTTTCTTTggctttctcttctttttcttactcTTTCCCATCAGCCAAATGGTTTATTGTACTCACAGAAGAAAACCCagttcctaaaagcttaaaaacTGCTCCAATCTGAATGGTTTTAAATTGCAATTTTGCAGGAGTTACTTCAATCTCCGTGGATATGAAGGACAAGAAATTGACTGTAATCGGAGATGTGGATCCCGTATGCATAGTGAGCAAGTTGAGGAAGTTTTGCCGCACAGAGATATTATCAGTTGGACCAGCAAAAGAGCcagagaagaagaaggaggagcCCAAGAAAGAGGAGCCCAAGAAGAAGGACGCTAAAGATCAATTGGCTGATCTTGTTAAAGCACACCAAGCCTTTTACCCTCAATATGCCCCACACTACTATGTTAGAAGTGTGGAAGAAGACCCAAATGCTTGTGTCATTTGTTAATCACCAGATCATAGAAGAACCCAAAAAGGCAAAAGCAATGGTGTCGGTATCTGTCTATGGGTGATTCTAGATATGGGTCTTCTATAATGATGGTGCACTCAAGAACAGAAGCCTTATGTACAGTACTGAATGGTTAGTGGATGGTGGTGTTTGATTGTTTATTGTTTGCCAGTTTTGATTTGGAGTGTATCATATTTTGGGTTGTTTTTTTCCATGAATGAAGTAAGAACTTGGAGTTGTTATGATAATTGAATATTCTGTCTCCTTGGTGATGGAAATTTGAGATGACGACATAGAAAAGAATATCAccttttgtttcaattatttcaTACCCTTTTAAGCGTTTcaccaaaaaggaaataaaaaaaataaaaaaggaaacttGGAAACTTTATTGTTGAGTGGCTCACTAGCATAAAAAATTACAATCCAATGATAATGATCTAGAGGCTGAAAATTTGCTCTTCttctatttatttcaaattattgtaACTATCTGGCTCTCAATTCTACTTTTGTGGGAGTTCCTAAAGAAGATAATTTACATATTTTGTGATGATAGATACAAGGACCATGTGGGAATATGAAGAAGAATGAATCAATTCAATGCACAAATTCCTTACGGTTGTAATACTATCCACACAACAAAAAAGTACTCACGCACACAAACACCAAAGAAACGATAATAGAAACACAAAGGTTTACATGATTAGATCAAAAATTGACCTACATCCATGAATTGTAGCAACAATTTTCACTATTTGCAGTCAATGATACAAGACAAAACATACTAGAACAATTTCCCTCTAGGTAAACCCCTAAATTACAAGCACACAACAAGATGCTTACttgccctaattttttttatttattttatctttctatTTTGCCACCCCTAAAAGTAGGCcacaaatttgatttgatttacaCCTAGTTTCCTATTCCATATTGTTTCCCAAAAAACCAAATCCCTTATTTACTTTTCTAGAAACAGAaaatacaaaaggaaaaaatcatcCATCTTAATTGTAAAATCTGGTATGATGATAAATGTCCATAAgcaatttttttcacaaatctCCGTCTGGCTTTGAATTTATCATCAATTGCTGccactcaatattctcttaattGCTCAGAATATTTATCAAGCTCAAGCAATGCTTGGACTTGATAGTTGTCAATGCCTTCGTCAACATATCAGTTGGGTTGTCATTTGTATGAATCTTTTCAACCACGACTTCATCTTTTGACACCACATCTCTCAAGAAATGTAACTTGACATCAATATGCTTCATTCTTTCATGAAACATAGTATTCCTTGTCAAGTAAATAGCACTCTGATTATCACAACGAACCGCCAACGTCTTCTGTGCCAACTCTAGCTCACCAATCATCCCCTTAACCCACAAAGCTTCTTTCATAGCTTCTATAAGAGCTACATATTTAGCTTCCCTCGAGGATAGAGCCACCATGAATTGAAGACTAGCCTTCCAGCTTTTACCACCAAACAATGTGAAAACATATCCTGTCAAGGATCTCCTTGTGTCCACACTTCCTACATAAAAAATCTACATACCCTACTACAACACCTAACTCTCCAATAGCTCCACCTCCATAAAGAATTCCAACATCAATAGATCCCTTCAAATACCTTAGGACCCATTTCACAACATTCCAATGTTCCCTTCCTGGACTTGACATAAATCTACTTATCATGCTGGTGGCATAGACCAAATCTGACCTACTACATACCATTGCATACATGATGCTACCAACAACACTAGCATATGGTATTTCCTCCATGTACTTGACTTCCTCCTTAATCTTAGGTGAATTCTCTATTGTCATTTTAAAGTGTTGTGCTAGTGGAGTGCTAACAAGTTTTGCTTGACTCATGCTAAACctcttcaaaaccttattaACATACCCTTTTTGAGTAAGCTTTAATGTCTTTTCCTATCACGTGATATCTCCATTTCGAGCATTCTTAGGGCAGGTCCCAAATCCTTCAtctcaaattttcctttcaattgtTTCTTCAAATCTTCAATTGCTGCCTTGTCACAACTTGCCAATAACATGTCAACATACAACAGAAGATAGACATTACTAACACTTGATTTCTTCTTGAAGTAAACACATCTATCGAATTGGCTTCTTTCAAAACCACTATAAATCATGAGATCATCAAAGCACTTATACCATTGTCGAGGGGACTATTTCAAACCATACAATGATTTCTTTAACAAACAAACCTAATCTCCCttgcttttaatttaaaaaccttCGGGTTGCCTCATGTAAATAGTCTCCTCAAGCtcaccatgaagaaatgttgttttgacatccatttgcTCAAGCTCCATGTCAAAATGTGCCACCATAGTTAGCAAAATCCTGATTGACCTATGCTTCACCACcagagagaattttttttgtgtaatcCATTCCTTGTTTATATGTAAAGTCTCTAACAACCAACCTGGCTTTGTACCGTGCTTTCTCCACTCCTGAtat
It encodes:
- the LOC117933648 gene encoding heavy metal-associated isoprenylated plant protein 39-like isoform X1, coding for MAMKKTILKVELFDDKSKQKAMRNVACLPGVSSVSMDMKDKKLTVIGDVDPVSIVGRLRKLCHPEILSVGPAKEPEKKKEEPKKEEKDPKDQWADLVKAYQAYNPHYTTHYFVRSAEEDPNACVIC
- the LOC117933648 gene encoding heavy metal-associated isoprenylated plant protein 39-like isoform X2; this encodes MRNVACLPGVSSVSMDMKDKKLTVIGDVDPVSIVGRLRKLCHPEILSVGPAKEPEKKKEEPKKEEKDPKDQWADLVKAYQAYNPHYTTHYFVRSAEEDPNACVIC
- the LOC117933646 gene encoding heavy metal-associated isoprenylated plant protein 39-like; translation: MEIKKIILKLEVFDDKAKQKAMKNVSSLPGVTSISVDMKDKKLTVIGDVDPVCIVSKLRKFCRTEILSVGPAKEPEKKKEEPKKEEPKKKDAKDQLADLVKAHQAFYPQYAPHYYVRSVEEDPNACVIC